A single Salmo salar chromosome ssa19, Ssal_v3.1, whole genome shotgun sequence DNA region contains:
- the cpne3 gene encoding copine-3 isoform X2 — protein sequence MATQCVTKVELTVSCENLLDKDIGSKSDPLCVLLMNTTGSQWYEVGRTEKVQNCLAPKFAKKFIIDYYFEIVQKLKFGIYDIDNKTVDLSDDDFLGELECTLGQVVSSRKHTRPLVLKNNRPAGRGSITIIAEEIKDNRVVNFEAEARKLDNKDFFGKSDPYLEFYKQTETGWQLAHRTEVVKNNLNPTWKPFRIPLQSLCGGDMDKHIKVECYDYDNDGSHDLIGIFETTMTRLQEASRSSPAEFECINSKKQQKKKGYKNSGVVSVKLCQVVKEYTFLDYIMGGCQINFTVGIDFTGSNGDPKSPQSLHYISPQGVNEYLSAIWSVGMVIQDYDSDKMFPAFGFGAQIPPTWQVSHEFPLNFNPANPFCAGIEGVVEAYRVCLPQVKLYGPTNFSPIINHVARFAMQATQQKTASQYFVLLIITDGVITDLDQTRSAIVNASRLPMSIIIIGVGGADFTAMEFLDGDDGRLRAPTGETAARDIVQFVPFRQFQNAPREALAQSVLAELPGQVVSYFSIHKLKPPHDPESQPSAPSASAL from the exons ATGGCAACACAGTGTGTGACAAAGGTGGAGCTGACTGTCTCCTGTGAGAATCTTCTGGACAAGGATATTGGCTCCAAGTCTGACCCACTGTGTGTTCTTCTCATGAACACTACTGGGTCACAGTGGTACGAG GTGGGCCGCACAGAGAAGGTACAGAATTGCCTTGCGCCAAAGTTTGCCAAGAAGTTCATCATCGATTACTACTTTGAAATAGTGCAAAAGCTGAAGTTTGGAATTTACGACATCGACAATAAAACTGTTGACCTAAGTGATGATGATTTCCTGGGAGAGCTGGAGTGTACCTTGGGCCAG GTGGTGTCTAGTAGAAAGCATACTAGACCACTGGTGTTGAAGAACAACAGGCCTGCAGGAAGAGGGAGCATTACA ATAATTGCTGAAGAAATAAAAGACAACAGGGTGGTGAATTTTGAGGCTGAAGCAAGGAAACTGGACAACAAG GATTTCTTTGGGAAGTCTGATCCTTACCTGGAGTTCTACAAGCAGACAGAGACTGGATGGCAGCTGGCTCACAGAACGGAG GTGGTGAAGAACAACCTGAACCCAACATGGAAACCCTTCAGGATCCCCCTGCAGTCTCTGTGTGGAGGAGACATGGACAAACATATAAAG GTGGAGTGCTACGACTATGACAATGATGGATCTCATGACCTCATTGGAATCTTTGAGACCACCATGACACGTCTGCAAGAGGCATCGCGCTCCTCACCG gcTGAGTTTGAATGTATCAACAGTAAAAAGCAACAGAAGAAGAAGGGATACAAAAACTCTGGTGTGGTGAGTGTGAAGCTGTGTCAGGTGGTGAAGGAGTATACCTTCCTGGACTATATCATGGGCGGTTGCCAGATCAACTTCACT GTGGGTATTGACTTCACAGGGTCAAACGGAGACCCCaaatctccccagtctctccactACATCAGTCCACAAGGGGTCAATGAATACCTGTCTGCCATCTGGTCCGTTGGCATGGTGATCCAAGACTACGACAG TGACAAAATGTTCCCTGCCTTTGGCTTTGGAGCACAGATCCCACCTACCTGGCAG GTTTCTCATGAGTTCCCTCTCAATTTCAACCCTGCAAATCCATTCTGTGCTG GTATCGAGGGtgtagtggaggcctacagagtGTGTCTTCCCCAGGTGAAGCTCTACGGTCCCACTAACTTCTCTCCCATCATCAACCATGTAGCCCGCTTCGCTATGCAGGCTACCCAGCAGAAAACTGCCTCT cAATACTTTGTCCTCCTGATCATAACGGACGGCGTGATCACGGATCTGGACCAGACACGCTCCGCCATCGTTAACGCTTCCCGTCTGCCCATGTCCATTATCATCATCGGTGTGGGCGGGGCCGACTTCACTGCCATGGAGTTCCTGGACGGTGACGACGGGCGGCTCAGAGCGCCAACGGGAGAGACTGCTGCACGGGACATCGTCCAGTTTGTCCCCTTTAGACAGTTCCAGAAC
- the rmdn1 gene encoding regulator of microtubule dynamics protein 1 (The RefSeq protein has 1 substitution compared to this genomic sequence), whose protein sequence is MTGATFMRFAARTVLSAHACKAVKIRGYHRQYLTTFRSNTSTINGGRTAFFLTLPVLSYLGLEAYRRVQSATVVHALEKAEEAVEQADYLYSCGETEKLYQLLLQYKDSDDAEFLWRLARASRDLSLLAHIAADEKKRLTFEAFEYAKKALEKNEACFAAHKWYAVCLSDIGDYEGVKVKIGNSYIIKEHLQRAIELNPKDATSIHILGYWCFAFAELAWYQRKVAAMIFASPPTATYEEALAFFLKAEEVDPNFYSKNLLMLGKSYMAVKDQGNAVLWLRKARDYPPHTEEDKEVHKEALDLLKKLSA, encoded by the exons ATGACAGGAGCAACTTTTATGCGATTTGCTGCCCGGACTGTGCTATCGGCACATGCTTGTAAAGCCGTCAAGATCCGAGGATATCATCGACAATACTTGACTACTTTCAGGAGCAATACCTCAACTATTAAC GGTGGAAGAACTGCATTCTTTCTCACCTTACCAGTACTATCTTATCTAGGCTTGGAAGCCTACAGGAGGGTGCAGAGTGCAACTGTGGTCCATGCTCTGGAAAAAG CTGAAGAGGCTGTGGAACAAGCAGACTACCTGTACAGCTGTGGGGAGACAGAGAAACTCTACCAGCTTCTGCTACAGTATAAGGACAG tgatgATGCGGAGTTCCTGTGGAGGCTAGCGCGGGCATCTCGTGACCTCTCCCTCCTCGCTCACATTGCTGCTGACGAGAAGAAGAGGCTGACCTTTGAGGCATTTGAATACGCCAAGAAGGCCCTGGAGAAAAATGAGGCCTGCTTCGCAGCACACAAA TGGTATGCAGTGTGCCTCAGTGACATAGGCGATTACGAGGGGGTCAAAGTAAAAATAGGAAATTCTTACATCATTAAAGAACATTTACAG AGGGCCATCGAGCTAAATCCAAAAGATGCCACATCTATCCATATCTTGGGTTATTG GTGTTTTGCCTTCGCTGAGTTGGCGTGGTATCAACGTAAAGTGGCAGCCATGATCTTCGCCTCTCCTCCCACTGCCACATACGAAGAG GCTTTGGCGTTCTTCCTGAAAGCTGAAGAAG TGGACCCAAACTTCTACAGTAAGAATCTACTTATGCTGGGGAAGTCGTACATGGCATTGAAGGACCAGGGGAATGCTGTGCTCTGGCTGAGAAAGGCACGGGACTACCCCCCTCACACAGAGGAAGACAAGGAG GTCCATAAAGAAGCCCTTGACCTTCTGAAGAAGCTCAGTGCATAA
- the cpne3 gene encoding copine-3 isoform X1, with protein MATQCVTKVELTVSCENLLDKDIGSKSDPLCVLLMNTTGSQWYEVGRTEKVQNCLAPKFAKKFIIDYYFEIVQKLKFGIYDIDNKTVDLSDDDFLGELECTLGQVVSSRKHTRPLVLKNNRPAGRGSITIIAEEIKDNRVVNFEAEARKLDNKDFFGKSDPYLEFYKQTETGWQLAHRTEVVKNNLNPTWKPFRIPLQSLCGGDMDKHIKVECYDYDNDGSHDLIGIFETTMTRLQEASRSSPAEFECINSKKQQKKKGYKNSGVVSVKLCQVVKEYTFLDYIMGGCQINFTVGIDFTGSNGDPKSPQSLHYISPQGVNEYLSAIWSVGMVIQDYDSDKMFPAFGFGAQIPPTWQVSHEFPLNFNPANPFCAGIEGVVEAYRVCLPQVKLYGPTNFSPIINHVARFAMQATQQKTASQYFVLLIITDGVITDLDQTRSAIVNASRLPMSIIIIGVGGADFTAMEFLDGDDGRLRAPTGETAARDIVQFVPFRQFQNSPKEALAQSVLAEVPGQVVTYFNMNKLSPPNTDTPPAPVPTPPTTADMPTLTS; from the exons ATGGCAACACAGTGTGTGACAAAGGTGGAGCTGACTGTCTCCTGTGAGAATCTTCTGGACAAGGATATTGGCTCCAAGTCTGACCCACTGTGTGTTCTTCTCATGAACACTACTGGGTCACAGTGGTACGAG GTGGGCCGCACAGAGAAGGTACAGAATTGCCTTGCGCCAAAGTTTGCCAAGAAGTTCATCATCGATTACTACTTTGAAATAGTGCAAAAGCTGAAGTTTGGAATTTACGACATCGACAATAAAACTGTTGACCTAAGTGATGATGATTTCCTGGGAGAGCTGGAGTGTACCTTGGGCCAG GTGGTGTCTAGTAGAAAGCATACTAGACCACTGGTGTTGAAGAACAACAGGCCTGCAGGAAGAGGGAGCATTACA ATAATTGCTGAAGAAATAAAAGACAACAGGGTGGTGAATTTTGAGGCTGAAGCAAGGAAACTGGACAACAAG GATTTCTTTGGGAAGTCTGATCCTTACCTGGAGTTCTACAAGCAGACAGAGACTGGATGGCAGCTGGCTCACAGAACGGAG GTGGTGAAGAACAACCTGAACCCAACATGGAAACCCTTCAGGATCCCCCTGCAGTCTCTGTGTGGAGGAGACATGGACAAACATATAAAG GTGGAGTGCTACGACTATGACAATGATGGATCTCATGACCTCATTGGAATCTTTGAGACCACCATGACACGTCTGCAAGAGGCATCGCGCTCCTCACCG gcTGAGTTTGAATGTATCAACAGTAAAAAGCAACAGAAGAAGAAGGGATACAAAAACTCTGGTGTGGTGAGTGTGAAGCTGTGTCAGGTGGTGAAGGAGTATACCTTCCTGGACTATATCATGGGCGGTTGCCAGATCAACTTCACT GTGGGTATTGACTTCACAGGGTCAAACGGAGACCCCaaatctccccagtctctccactACATCAGTCCACAAGGGGTCAATGAATACCTGTCTGCCATCTGGTCCGTTGGCATGGTGATCCAAGACTACGACAG TGACAAAATGTTCCCTGCCTTTGGCTTTGGAGCACAGATCCCACCTACCTGGCAG GTTTCTCATGAGTTCCCTCTCAATTTCAACCCTGCAAATCCATTCTGTGCTG GTATCGAGGGtgtagtggaggcctacagagtGTGTCTTCCCCAGGTGAAGCTCTACGGTCCCACTAACTTCTCTCCCATCATCAACCATGTAGCCCGCTTCGCTATGCAGGCTACCCAGCAGAAAACTGCCTCT cAATACTTTGTCCTCCTGATCATAACGGACGGCGTGATCACGGATCTGGACCAGACACGCTCCGCCATCGTTAACGCTTCCCGTCTGCCCATGTCCATTATCATCATCGGTGTGGGCGGGGCCGACTTCACTGCCATGGAGTTCCTGGACGGTGACGACGGGCGGCTCAGAGCGCCAACGGGAGAGACTGCTGCACGGGACATCGTCCAGTTTGTCCCCTTTAGACAGTTCCAGAAC